Proteins from one Pygocentrus nattereri isolate fPygNat1 chromosome 16, fPygNat1.pri, whole genome shotgun sequence genomic window:
- the pfdn1 gene encoding prefoldin subunit 1, which produces MAAPVDLELKKAFAELQAKMIDTQQKVKLADLQIEQLSRMKKHANLTHVEITSLPDSTRMYEGVGRMFILQSKNEINNQLLEKQKTADDKIKELEQKKTYLERSVKDAEDNIREMLMSRRAQ; this is translated from the exons ATGGCAGCCCCCGTAGACCTAGAGCTAAAGAAG GCCTTTGCCGAATTGCAAGCCAAAATGATCGATACACAGCAGAAGGTGAAGCTCGCAGACCTGCAGATCGAGCAGCTGAGTCGCATGAAGAAACACGCCAATCTGACTCATGTAGAGATAACGTCGCTGCCTGACAGCACTCGGATGTATGAAGGAGTAGGACGCAT GTTTATCTTGCAGTCAAAAAATGAGATTAATAATCAGCTGTTGGAAAAGCAGAAGACAGCAGATGACAAGATCAAGGAGCTCGAG CAAAAGAAGACATATCTGGAGCGCAGTGTGAAGGACGCAGAGGACAACATCAGAGAAATGTTAATGTCCAGGCGGGCCCAATAA